In Odocoileus virginianus isolate 20LAN1187 ecotype Illinois chromosome 5, Ovbor_1.2, whole genome shotgun sequence, a single window of DNA contains:
- the NEXN gene encoding nexilin isoform X2, whose amino-acid sequence METCCWSGRWRRRPERSQRLERRLEHQDPCLHPGARRAQPPRAHPGPSRVAFLRRIKFLLSENTEYTCKKLQSFIIAPRPHRANMNEISQKAEILLSSSKPIPKTYVPKLGKGDVKDKFEAMQRAREERNQRRSRDEKQRRKEQYIREREWNRRKQEIKEMLASDDEEEVSSKVEKAYVPKLTGTVKGKFAEMEKQRQEEQRKRTEEERKRRIEQDLLEKRKIQRELARRAEQIEDINNTETESAPEEGDESLLVTVVPVKSHKTPGKIKKNFEDLEKEREEKERVKYEEDKRIKYEEQRRSLKEAKCLSLVMDDELESEAKKESLSSGKLKLTFEELERQRQENRRKQAEEEARKRLEEERRAFEEARRQMVNEEEENQDTENIFKGYRPGKLKLSFEEIERQRREDEKRKAEEDARRRIEEEKKAFAEARRSMVVDDDTPEMYKTISQESLIPGKLEINFEELLKQKMEEERRRTEEERKHKLEMEKQEFEQLRQEMGEEEEENETFELSREYEELIKLKRSGSIQAKNLKSKFEKIGQLSEKEIQKKIEEERARRRAIDLEIKEREAENFHEEEDVDIKPAKKSEAPFTHKVNMKARFERMAKAREEEEQRRIEEQKLLRMQFEQKEIDAALQKKREEEEEEEGSTMNGSTIEDEEQTRSGAPWFKKPLRNTSVVDSEPVRFTVKVTGEPKPEITWWFEGEILQDGEDYQYIERGETYCLYLPETFPEDEGEYMCKAVNSKGSAASTCILTIESKN is encoded by the exons gtgCAAAAAATTACAAAGCTTCATAATCGCCCCAAGACCACATAGAGCAAACATGAATGAAATTTCCCAAAAGGCTGAG ATTCTGCTTTCTTCATCTAAACCTATACCAAAAACCTATGTGCCAAAACTTGGCAAGGGTGATGTAAAGGATAAGTTTGAAGCCATGCAGAGagcaagggaagaaagaaatcaaaggagatCTAGagatgaaaagcaaagaagaaaagaacaatatattagagagagagaatggaacaGGAGAAAGCAggag ATTAAAGAAATGCTTGCTTCTGATGATGAAGAAGAGGTATCTTCTAAAGTAGAAAAGGCTTATGTCCCAAAGCTAACAG GAACTGTTAAAGGTAAATTTGctgaaatggagaaacagagacaaGAGGAGCAGAGGAAGAGGACGGAGGAGGAACGAAAACGCCGAATTGAGCAGGATCTTTTAGAGAAGAGGAAGATACAGCGTGAATTAGCAAGAAGGGCTGAGCAG ATTGAGGACATAAACAATACGGAAACTGAATCAGCACCAGAG GAAGGAGATGAGTCACTGCTTGTAACAGTGGTACCTGTCAAATCACACAAAAcacctggaaaaataaaaaagaattttgaagatCTAGAAAAAGAacgagaagagaaggaaagggtcAAGtatgaagaagataaaagaataaaatatgaagaacaaCGCCGATCTCTCAAGGAAGCAAAGTGTCTTTCATTGgtcatg GATGATGAACTAGAAAGTGAGGCAAAAAAAGAATCACTTTCTTCTGGAAAATTGAAACTGACTTTTGAAGAATTGGAAAGACAAAGACAAGAAAACCGAAGGAAGCAAGCTGAGGAGGAAGCAAGAAAACGTTTAGAAGAAGAGAGGCGTGCTTTTGAAGAAGCAAGGCGGCAAATG GTAAATGAAGAGGAGGAAAACCAagacacagaaaacatttttaaagggtacCGCCCTGGTAAACTCAAGCTCAGttttgaagaaatagaaagacaaaggagagaagatgaaaaaaggaaagcagaagaaGATGCCAGAAGAAgaatagaggaagaaaagaaggcgTTTGCCGAAGCAAGGAGAAGCATG gtaGTAGATGATGACACCCCAGAGATGTATAAAACAATCTCTCAAGAATCTCTTATACCGGGAAAACTGGAAATTAATTTTGaagaattattaaaacaaaaaatggaagaagaaagacgACGAACAGAGGAGGAGCGGAAACATAAACTAGAGATGGAAAAACAGGAATTTGAACAACTGAGACAAGAAATGGGAGAG gaagaggaagaaaatgaaaccttTGAACTGAGCAGGGAATATGAAGAATTAATCAAATTGAAAAGGAGTGGTTCTATTCaagctaaaaatttaaaaagcaagtttgAAAAAATTGGACAATtgtctgaaaaagaaatacagaaaaagatagAAGAAGAACGAGCAAGAAGAAGAGCGATTGATCTTGAAAttaaagagagagaagcagaaaacTTTCatgag GAGGAAGATGTTGACATTAAGCCTGCAAAAAAAAGTGAGGCTCCATTTACTCATAAAGTGAATATGAAAGCTAGATTTGAACGTATGGCTAAagcaagagaagaagaagaacaaagaagaatTGAAGAGCAAAAGTTACTACGTATGCAGTTTGAACAAAAGGAAATTGATGCAGCACTACAAAAG aaaagggaagaggaggaggaagaagagggtagCACCATGAATGGATCTACCATTGAAGATGAAGAGCAAACCAGATCAGGAGCTCCGTGGTTTAAGAAGCCTCTAAGAAACACATCGGTTGTAGACAGTGAGCCAGTCAGATTTACTGTTAAAGTAACAGGAGAACCCAAACCAGAAATTACATGGTGGTTTGAAGGAGAAATATTGCAGGATGGAGAAGACTATCAATATATTGAAAGAGGAGAAACTTATTGCCTTTATTTACCAGAAACTTTCCCAGAAGATGAAGGAGAGTATATGTGTAAAGCAGTGAACAGCAAAGGATCTGCAGCTAGTACCTGTATTCTTACCATTGAAAGTAAGAATTAA
- the NEXN gene encoding nexilin isoform X5: METCCWSGRWRRRPERSQRLERRLEHQDPCLHPGARRAQPPRAHPGPSRVAFLRRIKFLLSENTEYTCKKLQSFIIAPRPHRANMNEISQKAEIKEMLASDDEEEVSSKVEKAYVPKLTGTVKGKFAEMEKQRQEEQRKRTEEERKRRIEQDLLEKRKIQRELARRAEQIEDINNTETESAPEEGDESLLVTVVPVKSHKTPGKIKKNFEDLEKEREEKERVKYEEDKRIKYEEQRRSLKEAKCLSLVMDDELESEAKKESLSSGKLKLTFEELERQRQENRRKQAEEEARKRLEEERRAFEEARRQMVNEEEENQDTENIFKGYRPGKLKLSFEEIERQRREDEKRKAEEDARRRIEEEKKAFAEARRSMVVDDDTPEMYKTISQESLIPGKLEINFEELLKQKMEEERRRTEEERKHKLEMEKQEFEQLRQEMGEEEEENETFELSREYEELIKLKRSGSIQAKNLKSKFEKIGQLSEKEIQKKIEEERARRRAIDLEIKEREAENFHEEEDVDIKPAKKSEAPFTHKVNMKARFERMAKAREEEEQRRIEEQKLLRMQFEQKEIDAALQKKREEEEEEEGSTMNGSTIEDEEQTRSGAPWFKKPLRNTSVVDSEPVRFTVKVTGEPKPEITWWFEGEILQDGEDYQYIERGETYCLYLPETFPEDEGEYMCKAVNSKGSAASTCILTIESKN; the protein is encoded by the exons gtgCAAAAAATTACAAAGCTTCATAATCGCCCCAAGACCACATAGAGCAAACATGAATGAAATTTCCCAAAAGGCTGAG ATTAAAGAAATGCTTGCTTCTGATGATGAAGAAGAGGTATCTTCTAAAGTAGAAAAGGCTTATGTCCCAAAGCTAACAG GAACTGTTAAAGGTAAATTTGctgaaatggagaaacagagacaaGAGGAGCAGAGGAAGAGGACGGAGGAGGAACGAAAACGCCGAATTGAGCAGGATCTTTTAGAGAAGAGGAAGATACAGCGTGAATTAGCAAGAAGGGCTGAGCAG ATTGAGGACATAAACAATACGGAAACTGAATCAGCACCAGAG GAAGGAGATGAGTCACTGCTTGTAACAGTGGTACCTGTCAAATCACACAAAAcacctggaaaaataaaaaagaattttgaagatCTAGAAAAAGAacgagaagagaaggaaagggtcAAGtatgaagaagataaaagaataaaatatgaagaacaaCGCCGATCTCTCAAGGAAGCAAAGTGTCTTTCATTGgtcatg GATGATGAACTAGAAAGTGAGGCAAAAAAAGAATCACTTTCTTCTGGAAAATTGAAACTGACTTTTGAAGAATTGGAAAGACAAAGACAAGAAAACCGAAGGAAGCAAGCTGAGGAGGAAGCAAGAAAACGTTTAGAAGAAGAGAGGCGTGCTTTTGAAGAAGCAAGGCGGCAAATG GTAAATGAAGAGGAGGAAAACCAagacacagaaaacatttttaaagggtacCGCCCTGGTAAACTCAAGCTCAGttttgaagaaatagaaagacaaaggagagaagatgaaaaaaggaaagcagaagaaGATGCCAGAAGAAgaatagaggaagaaaagaaggcgTTTGCCGAAGCAAGGAGAAGCATG gtaGTAGATGATGACACCCCAGAGATGTATAAAACAATCTCTCAAGAATCTCTTATACCGGGAAAACTGGAAATTAATTTTGaagaattattaaaacaaaaaatggaagaagaaagacgACGAACAGAGGAGGAGCGGAAACATAAACTAGAGATGGAAAAACAGGAATTTGAACAACTGAGACAAGAAATGGGAGAG gaagaggaagaaaatgaaaccttTGAACTGAGCAGGGAATATGAAGAATTAATCAAATTGAAAAGGAGTGGTTCTATTCaagctaaaaatttaaaaagcaagtttgAAAAAATTGGACAATtgtctgaaaaagaaatacagaaaaagatagAAGAAGAACGAGCAAGAAGAAGAGCGATTGATCTTGAAAttaaagagagagaagcagaaaacTTTCatgag GAGGAAGATGTTGACATTAAGCCTGCAAAAAAAAGTGAGGCTCCATTTACTCATAAAGTGAATATGAAAGCTAGATTTGAACGTATGGCTAAagcaagagaagaagaagaacaaagaagaatTGAAGAGCAAAAGTTACTACGTATGCAGTTTGAACAAAAGGAAATTGATGCAGCACTACAAAAG aaaagggaagaggaggaggaagaagagggtagCACCATGAATGGATCTACCATTGAAGATGAAGAGCAAACCAGATCAGGAGCTCCGTGGTTTAAGAAGCCTCTAAGAAACACATCGGTTGTAGACAGTGAGCCAGTCAGATTTACTGTTAAAGTAACAGGAGAACCCAAACCAGAAATTACATGGTGGTTTGAAGGAGAAATATTGCAGGATGGAGAAGACTATCAATATATTGAAAGAGGAGAAACTTATTGCCTTTATTTACCAGAAACTTTCCCAGAAGATGAAGGAGAGTATATGTGTAAAGCAGTGAACAGCAAAGGATCTGCAGCTAGTACCTGTATTCTTACCATTGAAAGTAAGAATTAA
- the NEXN gene encoding nexilin isoform X3 encodes METCCWSGRWRRRPERSQRLERRLEHQDPCLHPGARRAQPPRAHPGPSRVAFLRRIKFLLSENTEYTCKKLQSFIIAPRPHRANMNEISQKAEILLSSSKPIPKTYVPKLGKGDVKDKFEAMQRAREERNQRRSRDEKQRRKEQYIREREWNRRKQEIKEMLASDDEEEVSSKVEKAYVPKLTGTVKGKFAEMEKQRQEEQRKRTEEERKRRIEQDLLEKRKIQRELARRAEQEGDESLLVTVVPVKSHKTPGKIKKNFEDLEKEREEKERVKYEEDKRIKYEEQRRSLKEAKCLSLVMDDELESEAKKESLSSGKLKLTFEELERQRQENRRKQAEEEARKRLEEERRAFEEARRQMVNEEEENQDTENIFKGYRPGKLKLSFEEIERQRREDEKRKAEEDARRRIEEEKKAFAEARRSMVVDDDTPEMYKTISQESLIPGKLEINFEELLKQKMEEERRRTEEERKHKLEMEKQEFEQLRQEMGEEEEENETFELSREYEELIKLKRSGSIQAKNLKSKFEKIGQLSEKEIQKKIEEERARRRAIDLEIKEREAENFHEEEDVDIKPAKKSEAPFTHKVNMKARFERMAKAREEEEQRRIEEQKLLRMQFEQKEIDAALQKKREEEEEEEGSTMNGSTIEDEEQTRSGAPWFKKPLRNTSVVDSEPVRFTVKVTGEPKPEITWWFEGEILQDGEDYQYIERGETYCLYLPETFPEDEGEYMCKAVNSKGSAASTCILTIETDDY; translated from the exons gtgCAAAAAATTACAAAGCTTCATAATCGCCCCAAGACCACATAGAGCAAACATGAATGAAATTTCCCAAAAGGCTGAG ATTCTGCTTTCTTCATCTAAACCTATACCAAAAACCTATGTGCCAAAACTTGGCAAGGGTGATGTAAAGGATAAGTTTGAAGCCATGCAGAGagcaagggaagaaagaaatcaaaggagatCTAGagatgaaaagcaaagaagaaaagaacaatatattagagagagagaatggaacaGGAGAAAGCAggag ATTAAAGAAATGCTTGCTTCTGATGATGAAGAAGAGGTATCTTCTAAAGTAGAAAAGGCTTATGTCCCAAAGCTAACAG GAACTGTTAAAGGTAAATTTGctgaaatggagaaacagagacaaGAGGAGCAGAGGAAGAGGACGGAGGAGGAACGAAAACGCCGAATTGAGCAGGATCTTTTAGAGAAGAGGAAGATACAGCGTGAATTAGCAAGAAGGGCTGAGCAG GAAGGAGATGAGTCACTGCTTGTAACAGTGGTACCTGTCAAATCACACAAAAcacctggaaaaataaaaaagaattttgaagatCTAGAAAAAGAacgagaagagaaggaaagggtcAAGtatgaagaagataaaagaataaaatatgaagaacaaCGCCGATCTCTCAAGGAAGCAAAGTGTCTTTCATTGgtcatg GATGATGAACTAGAAAGTGAGGCAAAAAAAGAATCACTTTCTTCTGGAAAATTGAAACTGACTTTTGAAGAATTGGAAAGACAAAGACAAGAAAACCGAAGGAAGCAAGCTGAGGAGGAAGCAAGAAAACGTTTAGAAGAAGAGAGGCGTGCTTTTGAAGAAGCAAGGCGGCAAATG GTAAATGAAGAGGAGGAAAACCAagacacagaaaacatttttaaagggtacCGCCCTGGTAAACTCAAGCTCAGttttgaagaaatagaaagacaaaggagagaagatgaaaaaaggaaagcagaagaaGATGCCAGAAGAAgaatagaggaagaaaagaaggcgTTTGCCGAAGCAAGGAGAAGCATG gtaGTAGATGATGACACCCCAGAGATGTATAAAACAATCTCTCAAGAATCTCTTATACCGGGAAAACTGGAAATTAATTTTGaagaattattaaaacaaaaaatggaagaagaaagacgACGAACAGAGGAGGAGCGGAAACATAAACTAGAGATGGAAAAACAGGAATTTGAACAACTGAGACAAGAAATGGGAGAG gaagaggaagaaaatgaaaccttTGAACTGAGCAGGGAATATGAAGAATTAATCAAATTGAAAAGGAGTGGTTCTATTCaagctaaaaatttaaaaagcaagtttgAAAAAATTGGACAATtgtctgaaaaagaaatacagaaaaagatagAAGAAGAACGAGCAAGAAGAAGAGCGATTGATCTTGAAAttaaagagagagaagcagaaaacTTTCatgag GAGGAAGATGTTGACATTAAGCCTGCAAAAAAAAGTGAGGCTCCATTTACTCATAAAGTGAATATGAAAGCTAGATTTGAACGTATGGCTAAagcaagagaagaagaagaacaaagaagaatTGAAGAGCAAAAGTTACTACGTATGCAGTTTGAACAAAAGGAAATTGATGCAGCACTACAAAAG aaaagggaagaggaggaggaagaagagggtagCACCATGAATGGATCTACCATTGAAGATGAAGAGCAAACCAGATCAGGAGCTCCGTGGTTTAAGAAGCCTCTAAGAAACACATCGGTTGTAGACAGTGAGCCAGTCAGATTTACTGTTAAAGTAACAGGAGAACCCAAACCAGAAATTACATGGTGGTTTGAAGGAGAAATATTGCAGGATGGAGAAGACTATCAATATATTGAAAGAGGAGAAACTTATTGCCTTTATTTACCAGAAACTTTCCCAGAAGATGAAGGAGAGTATATGTGTAAAGCAGTGAACAGCAAAGGATCTGCAGCTAGTACCTGTATTCTTACCATTGAAA
- the NEXN gene encoding nexilin isoform X1, translating into METCCWSGRWRRRPERSQRLERRLEHQDPCLHPGARRAQPPRAHPGPSRVAFLRRIKFLLSENTEYTCKKLQSFIIAPRPHRANMNEISQKAEILLSSSKPIPKTYVPKLGKGDVKDKFEAMQRAREERNQRRSRDEKQRRKEQYIREREWNRRKQEIKEMLASDDEEEVSSKVEKAYVPKLTGTVKGKFAEMEKQRQEEQRKRTEEERKRRIEQDLLEKRKIQRELARRAEQIEDINNTETESAPEEGDESLLVTVVPVKSHKTPGKIKKNFEDLEKEREEKERVKYEEDKRIKYEEQRRSLKEAKCLSLVMDDELESEAKKESLSSGKLKLTFEELERQRQENRRKQAEEEARKRLEEERRAFEEARRQMVNEEEENQDTENIFKGYRPGKLKLSFEEIERQRREDEKRKAEEDARRRIEEEKKAFAEARRSMVVDDDTPEMYKTISQESLIPGKLEINFEELLKQKMEEERRRTEEERKHKLEMEKQEFEQLRQEMGEEEEENETFELSREYEELIKLKRSGSIQAKNLKSKFEKIGQLSEKEIQKKIEEERARRRAIDLEIKEREAENFHEEEDVDIKPAKKSEAPFTHKVNMKARFERMAKAREEEEQRRIEEQKLLRMQFEQKEIDAALQKKREEEEEEEGSTMNGSTIEDEEQTRSGAPWFKKPLRNTSVVDSEPVRFTVKVTGEPKPEITWWFEGEILQDGEDYQYIERGETYCLYLPETFPEDEGEYMCKAVNSKGSAASTCILTIETDDY; encoded by the exons gtgCAAAAAATTACAAAGCTTCATAATCGCCCCAAGACCACATAGAGCAAACATGAATGAAATTTCCCAAAAGGCTGAG ATTCTGCTTTCTTCATCTAAACCTATACCAAAAACCTATGTGCCAAAACTTGGCAAGGGTGATGTAAAGGATAAGTTTGAAGCCATGCAGAGagcaagggaagaaagaaatcaaaggagatCTAGagatgaaaagcaaagaagaaaagaacaatatattagagagagagaatggaacaGGAGAAAGCAggag ATTAAAGAAATGCTTGCTTCTGATGATGAAGAAGAGGTATCTTCTAAAGTAGAAAAGGCTTATGTCCCAAAGCTAACAG GAACTGTTAAAGGTAAATTTGctgaaatggagaaacagagacaaGAGGAGCAGAGGAAGAGGACGGAGGAGGAACGAAAACGCCGAATTGAGCAGGATCTTTTAGAGAAGAGGAAGATACAGCGTGAATTAGCAAGAAGGGCTGAGCAG ATTGAGGACATAAACAATACGGAAACTGAATCAGCACCAGAG GAAGGAGATGAGTCACTGCTTGTAACAGTGGTACCTGTCAAATCACACAAAAcacctggaaaaataaaaaagaattttgaagatCTAGAAAAAGAacgagaagagaaggaaagggtcAAGtatgaagaagataaaagaataaaatatgaagaacaaCGCCGATCTCTCAAGGAAGCAAAGTGTCTTTCATTGgtcatg GATGATGAACTAGAAAGTGAGGCAAAAAAAGAATCACTTTCTTCTGGAAAATTGAAACTGACTTTTGAAGAATTGGAAAGACAAAGACAAGAAAACCGAAGGAAGCAAGCTGAGGAGGAAGCAAGAAAACGTTTAGAAGAAGAGAGGCGTGCTTTTGAAGAAGCAAGGCGGCAAATG GTAAATGAAGAGGAGGAAAACCAagacacagaaaacatttttaaagggtacCGCCCTGGTAAACTCAAGCTCAGttttgaagaaatagaaagacaaaggagagaagatgaaaaaaggaaagcagaagaaGATGCCAGAAGAAgaatagaggaagaaaagaaggcgTTTGCCGAAGCAAGGAGAAGCATG gtaGTAGATGATGACACCCCAGAGATGTATAAAACAATCTCTCAAGAATCTCTTATACCGGGAAAACTGGAAATTAATTTTGaagaattattaaaacaaaaaatggaagaagaaagacgACGAACAGAGGAGGAGCGGAAACATAAACTAGAGATGGAAAAACAGGAATTTGAACAACTGAGACAAGAAATGGGAGAG gaagaggaagaaaatgaaaccttTGAACTGAGCAGGGAATATGAAGAATTAATCAAATTGAAAAGGAGTGGTTCTATTCaagctaaaaatttaaaaagcaagtttgAAAAAATTGGACAATtgtctgaaaaagaaatacagaaaaagatagAAGAAGAACGAGCAAGAAGAAGAGCGATTGATCTTGAAAttaaagagagagaagcagaaaacTTTCatgag GAGGAAGATGTTGACATTAAGCCTGCAAAAAAAAGTGAGGCTCCATTTACTCATAAAGTGAATATGAAAGCTAGATTTGAACGTATGGCTAAagcaagagaagaagaagaacaaagaagaatTGAAGAGCAAAAGTTACTACGTATGCAGTTTGAACAAAAGGAAATTGATGCAGCACTACAAAAG aaaagggaagaggaggaggaagaagagggtagCACCATGAATGGATCTACCATTGAAGATGAAGAGCAAACCAGATCAGGAGCTCCGTGGTTTAAGAAGCCTCTAAGAAACACATCGGTTGTAGACAGTGAGCCAGTCAGATTTACTGTTAAAGTAACAGGAGAACCCAAACCAGAAATTACATGGTGGTTTGAAGGAGAAATATTGCAGGATGGAGAAGACTATCAATATATTGAAAGAGGAGAAACTTATTGCCTTTATTTACCAGAAACTTTCCCAGAAGATGAAGGAGAGTATATGTGTAAAGCAGTGAACAGCAAAGGATCTGCAGCTAGTACCTGTATTCTTACCATTGAAA
- the NEXN gene encoding nexilin isoform X7, translating into MNEISQKAEILLSSSKPIPKTYVPKLGKGDVKDKFEAMQRAREERNQRRSRDEKQRRKEQYIREREWNRRKQEIKEMLASDDEEEVSSKVEKAYVPKLTGTVKGKFAEMEKQRQEEQRKRTEEERKRRIEQDLLEKRKIQRELARRAEQIEDINNTETESAPEEGDESLLVTVVPVKSHKTPGKIKKNFEDLEKEREEKERVKYEEDKRIKYEEQRRSLKEAKCLSLVMDDELESEAKKESLSSGKLKLTFEELERQRQENRRKQAEEEARKRLEEERRAFEEARRQMVNEEEENQDTENIFKGYRPGKLKLSFEEIERQRREDEKRKAEEDARRRIEEEKKAFAEARRSMVVDDDTPEMYKTISQESLIPGKLEINFEELLKQKMEEERRRTEEERKHKLEMEKQEFEQLRQEMGEEEEENETFELSREYEELIKLKRSGSIQAKNLKSKFEKIGQLSEKEIQKKIEEERARRRAIDLEIKEREAENFHEEEDVDIKPAKKSEAPFTHKVNMKARFERMAKAREEEEQRRIEEQKLLRMQFEQKEIDAALQKKREEEEEEEGSTMNGSTIEDEEQTRSGAPWFKKPLRNTSVVDSEPVRFTVKVTGEPKPEITWWFEGEILQDGEDYQYIERGETYCLYLPETFPEDEGEYMCKAVNSKGSAASTCILTIETDDY; encoded by the exons ATGAATGAAATTTCCCAAAAGGCTGAG ATTCTGCTTTCTTCATCTAAACCTATACCAAAAACCTATGTGCCAAAACTTGGCAAGGGTGATGTAAAGGATAAGTTTGAAGCCATGCAGAGagcaagggaagaaagaaatcaaaggagatCTAGagatgaaaagcaaagaagaaaagaacaatatattagagagagagaatggaacaGGAGAAAGCAggag ATTAAAGAAATGCTTGCTTCTGATGATGAAGAAGAGGTATCTTCTAAAGTAGAAAAGGCTTATGTCCCAAAGCTAACAG GAACTGTTAAAGGTAAATTTGctgaaatggagaaacagagacaaGAGGAGCAGAGGAAGAGGACGGAGGAGGAACGAAAACGCCGAATTGAGCAGGATCTTTTAGAGAAGAGGAAGATACAGCGTGAATTAGCAAGAAGGGCTGAGCAG ATTGAGGACATAAACAATACGGAAACTGAATCAGCACCAGAG GAAGGAGATGAGTCACTGCTTGTAACAGTGGTACCTGTCAAATCACACAAAAcacctggaaaaataaaaaagaattttgaagatCTAGAAAAAGAacgagaagagaaggaaagggtcAAGtatgaagaagataaaagaataaaatatgaagaacaaCGCCGATCTCTCAAGGAAGCAAAGTGTCTTTCATTGgtcatg GATGATGAACTAGAAAGTGAGGCAAAAAAAGAATCACTTTCTTCTGGAAAATTGAAACTGACTTTTGAAGAATTGGAAAGACAAAGACAAGAAAACCGAAGGAAGCAAGCTGAGGAGGAAGCAAGAAAACGTTTAGAAGAAGAGAGGCGTGCTTTTGAAGAAGCAAGGCGGCAAATG GTAAATGAAGAGGAGGAAAACCAagacacagaaaacatttttaaagggtacCGCCCTGGTAAACTCAAGCTCAGttttgaagaaatagaaagacaaaggagagaagatgaaaaaaggaaagcagaagaaGATGCCAGAAGAAgaatagaggaagaaaagaaggcgTTTGCCGAAGCAAGGAGAAGCATG gtaGTAGATGATGACACCCCAGAGATGTATAAAACAATCTCTCAAGAATCTCTTATACCGGGAAAACTGGAAATTAATTTTGaagaattattaaaacaaaaaatggaagaagaaagacgACGAACAGAGGAGGAGCGGAAACATAAACTAGAGATGGAAAAACAGGAATTTGAACAACTGAGACAAGAAATGGGAGAG gaagaggaagaaaatgaaaccttTGAACTGAGCAGGGAATATGAAGAATTAATCAAATTGAAAAGGAGTGGTTCTATTCaagctaaaaatttaaaaagcaagtttgAAAAAATTGGACAATtgtctgaaaaagaaatacagaaaaagatagAAGAAGAACGAGCAAGAAGAAGAGCGATTGATCTTGAAAttaaagagagagaagcagaaaacTTTCatgag GAGGAAGATGTTGACATTAAGCCTGCAAAAAAAAGTGAGGCTCCATTTACTCATAAAGTGAATATGAAAGCTAGATTTGAACGTATGGCTAAagcaagagaagaagaagaacaaagaagaatTGAAGAGCAAAAGTTACTACGTATGCAGTTTGAACAAAAGGAAATTGATGCAGCACTACAAAAG aaaagggaagaggaggaggaagaagagggtagCACCATGAATGGATCTACCATTGAAGATGAAGAGCAAACCAGATCAGGAGCTCCGTGGTTTAAGAAGCCTCTAAGAAACACATCGGTTGTAGACAGTGAGCCAGTCAGATTTACTGTTAAAGTAACAGGAGAACCCAAACCAGAAATTACATGGTGGTTTGAAGGAGAAATATTGCAGGATGGAGAAGACTATCAATATATTGAAAGAGGAGAAACTTATTGCCTTTATTTACCAGAAACTTTCCCAGAAGATGAAGGAGAGTATATGTGTAAAGCAGTGAACAGCAAAGGATCTGCAGCTAGTACCTGTATTCTTACCATTGAAA